One window of the Longimicrobium sp. genome contains the following:
- a CDS encoding IS4 family transposase, with translation MRRGRGRPAVLPSLGLWAGFLVAVLRGLGSQAAVWRLLAVHGLWDYPRFDVCDQAVRNRLAEGGLAAMERFFDQVTAVLAERLLPYADATLARWASAVVVLDETTLDPLARKLPALRGTPAGDDKLLPGKVAGLFDVRLQQWLKLMWVDDVRANEKLRARSMVEELPAESLVLADLGYFGFEWFDFLSQAGHYWVSRLKKKTSYKVRHVFYEHGSTLDALIWLGAHRADRAAKSVRLVRFTHKGQTYEYITNVLAPRKLPLQEIARLYARRWDIELAIKLVKRELGLHLFWGAKTEVVQAQVWAAFSIAQILMALRQEVAARAGVDPFEVSMKLLIEWLPRLGHRGEDPMEVLLEHGRRAKIIRPSSRLKTCAPTIPDEDIVPLPPDLPLERTPRHSHRKCGPRTN, from the coding sequence ATGCGCAGGGGACGTGGGCGCCCGGCCGTGCTGCCCAGCCTGGGCCTGTGGGCGGGATTCCTCGTCGCGGTACTGCGTGGGCTGGGAAGCCAGGCGGCGGTGTGGCGCCTGCTCGCGGTGCATGGCCTGTGGGACTACCCGCGCTTCGACGTGTGCGACCAGGCAGTGCGTAACCGCCTGGCAGAGGGCGGGTTAGCGGCCATGGAGCGCTTCTTCGACCAGGTCACCGCGGTGCTGGCGGAGCGGCTCCTCCCCTACGCGGATGCGACGCTGGCGAGATGGGCGTCGGCCGTGGTGGTGCTGGACGAGACGACGCTCGACCCGCTCGCCCGCAAGCTGCCCGCCCTGCGCGGCACCCCGGCTGGAGACGATAAGCTGCTTCCGGGCAAGGTGGCCGGCCTCTTCGACGTGCGGCTGCAGCAGTGGCTCAAGCTGATGTGGGTGGACGACGTACGCGCCAACGAGAAGCTGCGCGCGCGCTCCATGGTCGAGGAACTGCCGGCGGAAAGCCTGGTGCTGGCGGACCTGGGCTATTTCGGCTTCGAGTGGTTCGACTTCCTGAGCCAGGCAGGCCATTACTGGGTCAGCCGCCTGAAGAAGAAGACGAGCTACAAGGTGCGCCACGTCTTCTATGAGCATGGGTCCACGCTGGACGCGCTGATCTGGCTGGGCGCGCACCGGGCCGACCGCGCGGCGAAATCGGTGCGGCTGGTGCGCTTCACCCACAAGGGTCAGACGTACGAGTACATCACCAACGTGCTCGCCCCAAGGAAGCTGCCGCTCCAGGAGATCGCGCGGCTGTACGCGCGCCGGTGGGACATCGAGCTGGCGATCAAGCTGGTGAAGCGGGAACTGGGGCTGCACCTGTTCTGGGGCGCCAAGACGGAGGTGGTGCAGGCGCAGGTGTGGGCGGCGTTCTCGATCGCGCAGATCCTGATGGCGCTGCGCCAGGAGGTGGCCGCCCGGGCCGGTGTGGATCCGTTCGAGGTTTCGATGAAGCTGCTGATCGAGTGGCTGCCGCGGCTGGGCCACCGGGGCGAGGACCCGATGGAGGTGCTGCTCGAGCACGGTCGTCGCGCCAAGATCATCCGCCCTTCAAGCCGCCTGAAGACATGCGCACCCACGATCCCCGACGAAGACATTGTCCCCCTGCCGCCAGACCTGCCCCTGGAGCGAACACCGCGACATTCACACAGGAAATGCGGGCCACGGACGAATTAA